CTCAGTAGAAGAGGCCAGGTCTTTTCGTGTTGGATTCCCCTTTACCTCGGGGAGTCTGAAGGGCTCACCGAGGTTGATAGTTACCTTGGGACGATGAAGCAGCTTTGTCTTGTGCTCATATTTCTGCCGGATCTTCTCCGTACCCGAGATACCTATGGGGAGGATGGAGGCATTGCCACGGAGAGCAAGATAAGCTGCCCCGAGCTTGCCCCGTTGTAGTTGAAGAGTGCGACTTCTTGTTCCTTCAGGGAATATACCCAGGGCGCAAGAATTGTCTTTCAGGGCTTCAGTTGCCAGGTTTAGCGCAGTTCTATCCACCGTACCTCGATCCACTGTAAAGCCGCCAAAAATGCGTAATAAGAAGGAGTGGACTGGGGAGTGAAAGTACTCTTTCTTTGCCATGAATGCGATTCGTCGTCGGGGTATGGCGACCGCGAGTAGGGGAATGTCAAACCAACTCAGGTGGTTGGCGACAATAATAAGAGGACCCTCCGGCAGATCAACAGGCCGGTTCTTTACCTCCCGGTGACAGAGGATGGACAGCAGCAGTCCTACGGGGCATCGGCAGACATCGTA
This Chloroflexota bacterium DNA region includes the following protein-coding sequences:
- a CDS encoding lysophospholipid acyltransferase family protein — protein: MRLSLYDVCRCPVGLLLSILCHREVKNRPVDLPEGPLIIVANHLSWFDIPLLAVAIPRRRIAFMAKKEYFHSPVHSFLLRIFGGFTVDRGTVDRTALNLATEALKDNSCALGIFPEGTRSRTLQLQRGKLGAAYLALRGNASILPIGISGTEKIRQKYEHKTKLLHRPKVTINLGEPFRLPEVKGNPTRKDLASSTETIMRQIAELLPENYRGVYRDNGN